From Callithrix jacchus isolate 240 chromosome 3, calJac240_pri, whole genome shotgun sequence, a single genomic window includes:
- the UFSP2 gene encoding ufm1-specific protease 2 isoform X3: MDILFRIRGGLDLAFQLATPNEIFLKKALKHMLSDLSTKLSSNALVFRICHSSVYIWPSSDVNTVPGELTDVSACRSILRFIPFEPEEDTKRKFMRRKDKKLSDMHQIVNIDLMLEMSTSLAAVTPIIERESGGHHYVNMTLPVDAVVSVAPEETWGKVRKLLVDAIHNQLTDMEKCILKYMKGTSIVVPEPLHFLLPGKKSLVTISYPSGIPDGQLQAYRKELHDLFNLPHDRPYFKRSNAYHFPDEPYKDGYIRNPHAYLNPPNMETGMVCVAQGIYSYHHYMQDRIDDSGWGCAYRSLQTICSWFKHQGYTERSIPTHREIQQALVDAGDKPATFVGSRQWIGSIEVQLVLNQLIGITSKILFVSQGSEMASQGRALANHFQSEGTPVMIGGGVLAHTILGVAWNEITGQIKFLILDPHYTGAEDLQVILEKGWCGWKGPDFWNKDAYYNLCLPQRPKMI, encoded by the exons ATGGATATACTCTTCAGAATAAGAGGAGGCCTTGATTTGGCTTTTCAGCTAGCTACTCCTAATG aaatttttctcaAGAAGGCACTGAAACATATGTTGAGTGACCTGTCAACCAAGCTTTCTTCAAACGCTCTCGTGTTCAGAATTTGCCACAGTTCAGTGTATATATGGCCTAGCAGTGACGTCAACACCGTTCCGGGAGAGCTGACCGACGTTTCTGCTTGTAGGAGCATACTGCGCTTTATTCC atttgaGCCAGAAGAAGATACAAAACGAAAATTCATgagaaggaaagacaaaaagTTATCAGACATG CATCAAATAGTAAATATAGATCTTATGCTGGAAATGTCAACCTCCCTGGCAGCTGTAACACCCATCATTGAAAGGGAAAGTGGAGGACACCATTACGTTAATATGACTTTACCTGTCGATGCAGTTGTATCTGTTGCTCCAGAGGAAACGTGGGGAAA AGTTCGTAAACTTCTAGTTGATGCAATTCATAATCAACTAACTGacatggaaaaatgcattttgaaatatatgaaagGAACATCTATTGTGGTCCCTGAACCACTGCACTTTTTATTACCAGGGAAAAAAAGTCTTGTAACAATATCATATCCTTCAGGAATACCAGATGGTCAGCTGCAGGCCTACAGAAAG GAGTTACATGATCTCTTCAATCTGCCTCATGACAGACCCTATTTCAAAAGGTCTAATGCTTATCACTTTCCTGATGAGCCATACAAAGACGGTTACATTAGAAATCCACATGCTTATCTTAACCCACCCAACATGGAGACTGGCATG GTTTGTGTGGCCCAGGGCATATACAGTTATCATCATTATATGCAGGATCGGATAGATGACAGTGGCTGGGGCTGTGCTTATCGATCTCTGCAGACCATCTGCTCTTGGTTCAAACATCAGGGATACACAGAGAGGTCCATTCCAACACACAGAGAAATTCAGCAG GCTCTAGTCGATGCCGGCGACAAACCAGCAACATTTGTTGGATCACGGCAATGGATTGGATCTATTGAGGTACAGCTGGTCCTAAACCAATTGATTGGCATCACTTCAAAAATCCTGTTTGTCAG CCAAGGTTCAGAAATGGCCTCTCAAGGACGGGCACTGGCTAATCATTTCCAAAGCGAAGGAACTCCAGTTATGATTG GGGGAGGAGTTTTGGCTCACACAATACTAGGAGTTGCATGGAATGAGATTACAGGGCAGATAAagtttctgattctagatccacATTATACAGGCGCTGAAGACCTGCAAGTTATTTTGGAAAAG
- the UFSP2 gene encoding ufm1-specific protease 2 isoform X2 has product MVISESMDILFRIRGGLDLAFQLATPNEIFLKKALKHMLSDLSTKLSSNALVFRICHSSVYIWPSSDVNTVPGELTDVSACRSILRFIPFEPEEDTKRKFMRRKDKKLSDMHQIVNIDLMLEMSTSLAAVTPIIERESGGHHYVNMTLPVDAVVSVAPEETWGKVRKLLVDAIHNQLTDMEKCILKYMKGTSIVVPEPLHFLLPGKKSLVTISYPSGIPDGQLQAYRKELHDLFNLPHDRPYFKRSNAYHFPDEPYKDGYIRNPHAYLNPPNMETGMVCVAQGIYSYHHYMQDRIDDSGWGCAYRSLQTICSWFKHQGYTERSIPTHREIQQALVDAGDKPATFVGSRQWIGSIEVQLVLNQLIGITSKILFVSQGSEMASQGRALANHFQSEGTPVMIGGGVLAHTILGVAWNEITGQIKFLILDPHYTGAEDLQVILEKGWCGWKGPDFWNKDAYYNLCLPQRPKMI; this is encoded by the exons GTGATTTCAGAAAGTATGGATATACTCTTCAGAATAAGAGGAGGCCTTGATTTGGCTTTTCAGCTAGCTACTCCTAATG aaatttttctcaAGAAGGCACTGAAACATATGTTGAGTGACCTGTCAACCAAGCTTTCTTCAAACGCTCTCGTGTTCAGAATTTGCCACAGTTCAGTGTATATATGGCCTAGCAGTGACGTCAACACCGTTCCGGGAGAGCTGACCGACGTTTCTGCTTGTAGGAGCATACTGCGCTTTATTCC atttgaGCCAGAAGAAGATACAAAACGAAAATTCATgagaaggaaagacaaaaagTTATCAGACATG CATCAAATAGTAAATATAGATCTTATGCTGGAAATGTCAACCTCCCTGGCAGCTGTAACACCCATCATTGAAAGGGAAAGTGGAGGACACCATTACGTTAATATGACTTTACCTGTCGATGCAGTTGTATCTGTTGCTCCAGAGGAAACGTGGGGAAA AGTTCGTAAACTTCTAGTTGATGCAATTCATAATCAACTAACTGacatggaaaaatgcattttgaaatatatgaaagGAACATCTATTGTGGTCCCTGAACCACTGCACTTTTTATTACCAGGGAAAAAAAGTCTTGTAACAATATCATATCCTTCAGGAATACCAGATGGTCAGCTGCAGGCCTACAGAAAG GAGTTACATGATCTCTTCAATCTGCCTCATGACAGACCCTATTTCAAAAGGTCTAATGCTTATCACTTTCCTGATGAGCCATACAAAGACGGTTACATTAGAAATCCACATGCTTATCTTAACCCACCCAACATGGAGACTGGCATG GTTTGTGTGGCCCAGGGCATATACAGTTATCATCATTATATGCAGGATCGGATAGATGACAGTGGCTGGGGCTGTGCTTATCGATCTCTGCAGACCATCTGCTCTTGGTTCAAACATCAGGGATACACAGAGAGGTCCATTCCAACACACAGAGAAATTCAGCAG GCTCTAGTCGATGCCGGCGACAAACCAGCAACATTTGTTGGATCACGGCAATGGATTGGATCTATTGAGGTACAGCTGGTCCTAAACCAATTGATTGGCATCACTTCAAAAATCCTGTTTGTCAG CCAAGGTTCAGAAATGGCCTCTCAAGGACGGGCACTGGCTAATCATTTCCAAAGCGAAGGAACTCCAGTTATGATTG GGGGAGGAGTTTTGGCTCACACAATACTAGGAGTTGCATGGAATGAGATTACAGGGCAGATAAagtttctgattctagatccacATTATACAGGCGCTGAAGACCTGCAAGTTATTTTGGAAAAG
- the UFSP2 gene encoding ufm1-specific protease 2 isoform X1 gives MESSQQPWEVISESMDILFRIRGGLDLAFQLATPNEIFLKKALKHMLSDLSTKLSSNALVFRICHSSVYIWPSSDVNTVPGELTDVSACRSILRFIPFEPEEDTKRKFMRRKDKKLSDMHQIVNIDLMLEMSTSLAAVTPIIERESGGHHYVNMTLPVDAVVSVAPEETWGKVRKLLVDAIHNQLTDMEKCILKYMKGTSIVVPEPLHFLLPGKKSLVTISYPSGIPDGQLQAYRKELHDLFNLPHDRPYFKRSNAYHFPDEPYKDGYIRNPHAYLNPPNMETGMVCVAQGIYSYHHYMQDRIDDSGWGCAYRSLQTICSWFKHQGYTERSIPTHREIQQALVDAGDKPATFVGSRQWIGSIEVQLVLNQLIGITSKILFVSQGSEMASQGRALANHFQSEGTPVMIGGGVLAHTILGVAWNEITGQIKFLILDPHYTGAEDLQVILEKGWCGWKGPDFWNKDAYYNLCLPQRPKMI, from the exons GTGATTTCAGAAAGTATGGATATACTCTTCAGAATAAGAGGAGGCCTTGATTTGGCTTTTCAGCTAGCTACTCCTAATG aaatttttctcaAGAAGGCACTGAAACATATGTTGAGTGACCTGTCAACCAAGCTTTCTTCAAACGCTCTCGTGTTCAGAATTTGCCACAGTTCAGTGTATATATGGCCTAGCAGTGACGTCAACACCGTTCCGGGAGAGCTGACCGACGTTTCTGCTTGTAGGAGCATACTGCGCTTTATTCC atttgaGCCAGAAGAAGATACAAAACGAAAATTCATgagaaggaaagacaaaaagTTATCAGACATG CATCAAATAGTAAATATAGATCTTATGCTGGAAATGTCAACCTCCCTGGCAGCTGTAACACCCATCATTGAAAGGGAAAGTGGAGGACACCATTACGTTAATATGACTTTACCTGTCGATGCAGTTGTATCTGTTGCTCCAGAGGAAACGTGGGGAAA AGTTCGTAAACTTCTAGTTGATGCAATTCATAATCAACTAACTGacatggaaaaatgcattttgaaatatatgaaagGAACATCTATTGTGGTCCCTGAACCACTGCACTTTTTATTACCAGGGAAAAAAAGTCTTGTAACAATATCATATCCTTCAGGAATACCAGATGGTCAGCTGCAGGCCTACAGAAAG GAGTTACATGATCTCTTCAATCTGCCTCATGACAGACCCTATTTCAAAAGGTCTAATGCTTATCACTTTCCTGATGAGCCATACAAAGACGGTTACATTAGAAATCCACATGCTTATCTTAACCCACCCAACATGGAGACTGGCATG GTTTGTGTGGCCCAGGGCATATACAGTTATCATCATTATATGCAGGATCGGATAGATGACAGTGGCTGGGGCTGTGCTTATCGATCTCTGCAGACCATCTGCTCTTGGTTCAAACATCAGGGATACACAGAGAGGTCCATTCCAACACACAGAGAAATTCAGCAG GCTCTAGTCGATGCCGGCGACAAACCAGCAACATTTGTTGGATCACGGCAATGGATTGGATCTATTGAGGTACAGCTGGTCCTAAACCAATTGATTGGCATCACTTCAAAAATCCTGTTTGTCAG CCAAGGTTCAGAAATGGCCTCTCAAGGACGGGCACTGGCTAATCATTTCCAAAGCGAAGGAACTCCAGTTATGATTG GGGGAGGAGTTTTGGCTCACACAATACTAGGAGTTGCATGGAATGAGATTACAGGGCAGATAAagtttctgattctagatccacATTATACAGGCGCTGAAGACCTGCAAGTTATTTTGGAAAAG